Proteins from a genomic interval of Methanohalophilus levihalophilus:
- the fpoO gene encoding F420H2 dehydrogenase subunit FpoO: protein MADCDLCGVSIPTVCPVKVFEPKFEHSYPVGKWKGLCERCLDSSKAVYDKHAQESEETVCMLPGDSFGTCDLCGSAAQLYGVDVEIPSFTKVYEKETKRLCRKCLEGSNEAHAKKHECFGEHH, encoded by the coding sequence ATGGCAGATTGTGACCTATGTGGAGTATCCATTCCAACCGTATGTCCTGTAAAGGTGTTCGAACCAAAATTCGAACACTCTTACCCTGTAGGCAAATGGAAAGGACTTTGTGAACGCTGTCTGGATTCCTCAAAAGCTGTATATGATAAACATGCACAGGAATCCGAGGAAACCGTTTGCATGTTGCCTGGAGACTCTTTCGGAACCTGTGACCTTTGCGGCAGCGCTGCCCAGTTGTACGGGGTAGATGTCGAGATTCCTTCCTTTACAAAGGTCTATGAAAAAGAAACAAAGCGTCTCTGCAGGAAATGCCTTGAAGGTTCCAACGAAGCACATGCTAAAAAGCACGAGTGCTTCGGAGAACACCACTAA
- the fpoI gene encoding F420H2 dehydrogenase subunit FpoI: MVLQNIKQALKNIRKPRVTRMYPEERPVMPERFRGLQKLDKSKCIGCGICANTCPNNTIRIVRARVSPNSEKTRWFPEIDIGHCLFCGLCIDQCPQDALSSTGVFTTGVIRWTHEELLYTPEMLAREVPVGEEDE, translated from the coding sequence ATGGTTCTACAAAACATTAAACAGGCATTAAAGAACATCCGGAAACCTCGTGTAACCAGAATGTATCCAGAAGAGCGCCCTGTTATGCCTGAAAGATTCAGGGGATTGCAGAAACTGGATAAAAGCAAGTGCATAGGATGTGGAATTTGCGCTAATACCTGTCCGAACAATACTATCCGTATTGTAAGGGCAAGAGTAAGCCCGAACAGCGAGAAGACAAGATGGTTCCCTGAAATAGACATAGGCCACTGCCTTTTCTGTGGGTTGTGCATTGACCAGTGTCCACAGGATGCGCTTTCAAGCACAGGTGTCTTCACAACAGGTGTAATACGCTGGACTCACGAAGAGCTCCTGTACACACCGGAGATGCTGGCCAGGGAAGTTCCAGTTGGAGAGGAGGATGAATAA
- a CDS encoding NADH-quinone oxidoreductase subunit J translates to MIGIGEGLVFAIISVVIIFFSLATVLARDIVRAALALVFAMFTVAGIFVTLNAQFLGVVQVLVYVGAVGVLLLFAVMLTKKTLRGGE, encoded by the coding sequence ATGATTGGAATAGGTGAAGGACTGGTCTTTGCAATAATATCAGTCGTAATCATATTTTTCTCCCTTGCAACAGTTCTGGCAAGGGATATTGTCAGGGCTGCACTTGCACTTGTATTTGCAATGTTCACAGTAGCCGGCATATTTGTGACCCTGAACGCACAGTTCCTGGGTGTAGTACAGGTTCTGGTTTATGTGGGTGCAGTCGGTGTTCTGTTGCTCTTTGCAGTGATGCTCACAAAGAAAACCCTCAGGGGTGGTGAATAA
- a CDS encoding methytransferase partner Trm112 translates to MKKELVDILACPVCKGDLVLNIQKEENNEVVEGTLYCGKCDEYYPINGGIPNLLPPDIRD, encoded by the coding sequence ATGAAAAAGGAATTGGTAGATATCCTTGCATGTCCTGTATGTAAAGGGGATCTTGTCCTCAACATACAAAAAGAAGAAAATAATGAGGTCGTGGAAGGTACACTCTACTGCGGAAAGTGTGATGAATACTATCCGATAAACGGAGGCATCCCCAATTTGCTTCCTCCTGACATAAGAGATTAA
- the fpoL gene encoding F420H2 dehydrogenase subunit FpoL, producing MPIGDFAFLIPVLPALAFVLTFFLGKKLPQGGAIIPIAAIAASFVISLIITINLLQNPEEVVTQSYQWFSAFNLGILIDPLAAVMLTMVTFVSLLIHIYSVGYMSHEPAKSRYFAETALFTASMLSLILSDNILQLFISWELVGLCSFLLIGFWYQKPSAASAAKKAFLTTRIGDVMFLAGIVLLTTDLFKIVNGTIPEQLYMLRFDTMFHYIPELNAMSSTILGFEVSHLTLITLLFFGGAVGKSGQFPLHVWLPDAMEGPTTVSALIHAATMVTAGVYLVARTFPMFIAAPDSLIVVAYLGAFTAIFAATMGVVMNDIKRVLAYSTVSQLGYMMLGLGVGAVIGAEAVGVSIFHLVSHAFFKALLFLCAGSVIHAVGTHDMRQLGGVAKVMPITAATMVAASLALAGFGIPKTIVGTTGFFSKDPIIEFAYLFGAEGGSWLPYIFAIIAALLTSFYIFRLIFMTFAGEPRTDYGGHESPATMTVPLAILGIFALFFGAISAKTFTHFVSETFHNNFVHVDIHALAELGNYHIAAEHGHEPLLIIWMPIIVATIGLVLAYLIYYQRAIDVSRFVTRENPLYKLLYNRYYQNEILTEFFAVKIVYESISMATYYLDRGFDWIVKLLSDIVFEAGEAFRQVQTGNIRHYATAVVLGVSLLVVLVKLVMEVI from the coding sequence ATGCCTATTGGAGATTTTGCATTTCTGATCCCCGTATTACCAGCACTCGCCTTCGTATTGACTTTCTTCCTTGGGAAGAAGTTGCCACAGGGCGGTGCAATTATCCCCATCGCAGCAATAGCAGCTTCATTTGTAATCTCCCTGATTATAACAATAAACCTGCTACAGAACCCCGAAGAGGTAGTGACACAATCCTACCAGTGGTTCTCTGCTTTCAATCTGGGTATTTTGATAGATCCGCTTGCAGCGGTCATGCTTACAATGGTGACATTTGTCAGTCTGCTGATTCATATCTATTCAGTTGGTTACATGTCCCACGAACCTGCAAAGTCCAGGTACTTTGCAGAAACTGCACTGTTCACAGCCTCAATGTTGAGTCTTATACTCTCTGACAACATTCTCCAGCTGTTCATAAGCTGGGAACTTGTGGGTCTGTGTTCATTCCTGCTAATCGGTTTCTGGTACCAGAAGCCAAGCGCAGCATCAGCAGCAAAGAAGGCATTCCTGACTACAAGAATTGGTGACGTGATGTTCCTTGCAGGTATTGTCCTGCTGACAACTGACCTTTTCAAAATTGTCAACGGCACCATTCCTGAGCAGCTTTACATGCTTCGCTTCGATACAATGTTCCACTACATCCCTGAACTGAACGCTATGAGTTCAACAATTCTTGGATTTGAGGTAAGTCACCTTACACTCATCACATTGTTGTTCTTCGGTGGTGCTGTGGGTAAATCCGGTCAGTTCCCGCTTCATGTGTGGCTTCCGGATGCAATGGAGGGTCCTACAACAGTTTCAGCACTTATTCACGCAGCAACCATGGTTACTGCCGGTGTATACCTTGTAGCACGTACCTTCCCAATGTTTATCGCAGCTCCTGACTCCCTTATAGTAGTAGCTTATCTTGGTGCTTTCACAGCAATCTTTGCAGCTACAATGGGTGTTGTGATGAACGACATCAAGCGTGTGCTCGCTTATTCCACAGTCAGTCAGCTTGGTTACATGATGCTTGGTCTTGGTGTGGGTGCAGTCATAGGTGCAGAAGCAGTTGGTGTTTCAATCTTCCACCTTGTCAGCCACGCTTTCTTCAAGGCACTCTTGTTCCTTTGTGCAGGCAGTGTAATTCACGCAGTCGGTACACATGACATGAGACAGCTCGGTGGTGTCGCTAAGGTAATGCCTATTACAGCAGCAACAATGGTTGCAGCATCCCTTGCTCTGGCAGGATTCGGTATTCCAAAGACAATTGTCGGTACAACCGGTTTCTTCAGTAAGGACCCGATAATTGAATTTGCTTACCTCTTCGGAGCAGAAGGCGGAAGCTGGTTACCATACATCTTTGCAATCATCGCTGCCCTGTTGACATCTTTCTATATCTTCAGGCTGATATTCATGACATTTGCAGGTGAACCACGTACTGATTACGGTGGACATGAATCACCAGCAACAATGACAGTGCCACTGGCAATCCTGGGTATCTTTGCTCTCTTCTTCGGAGCAATCTCAGCAAAAACCTTTACCCACTTTGTAAGTGAAACATTCCACAACAATTTCGTACACGTGGATATTCACGCGCTGGCGGAACTGGGTAACTACCACATTGCCGCAGAGCACGGTCATGAACCACTTCTGATTATATGGATGCCTATCATTGTCGCAACCATTGGTCTGGTACTTGCTTATCTCATATACTACCAGAGAGCAATTGACGTGAGCAGATTCGTAACACGTGAAAACCCGTTGTACAAATTGCTTTACAACAGGTACTACCAGAACGAAATTCTCACCGAATTCTTCGCAGTAAAGATAGTTTATGAGAGCATTTCAATGGCAACCTACTATCTGGACCGTGGATTCGACTGGATAGTCAAACTGCTCAGTGACATAGTCTTTGAAGCAGGTGAGGCGTTCAGGCAGGTACAAACTGGAAATATACGTCACTACGCCACAGCCGTAGTGCTGGGAGTAAGTCTCCTGGTTGTGCTTGTTAAGCTCGTCATGGAGGTAATCTAA
- the fpoK gene encoding F420H2 dehydrogenase subunit FpoK: MIPLNFYLALSAIVFSIGLYGFMTQKNGIRILMCVELMLNSANINLVAFSSYNDDMTGQVFALFAIALAAAEAAIGFAIMMSIYKMRDSINLDDLNVLRW; this comes from the coding sequence ATGATTCCTCTGAACTTTTATCTTGCATTGTCTGCGATTGTTTTCTCCATAGGTCTCTATGGTTTCATGACGCAGAAAAACGGTATCCGCATTCTTATGTGCGTGGAACTCATGCTCAACTCTGCAAATATCAACCTTGTGGCATTCTCAAGTTACAACGATGATATGACCGGACAGGTCTTCGCTCTCTTTGCGATTGCACTGGCAGCAGCAGAAGCAGCCATTGGGTTTGCAATAATGATGTCCATTTACAAGATGCGGGATTCAATCAATCTTGACGATCTTAACGTGTTGAGGTGGTAA
- the fpoM gene encoding F(420)H(2) dehydrogenase subunit M codes for MLPLLSLLILIPLIFSGITFFTKNREQARVIALAGSLITLILTLYTYFVFDSSTAAMQFEEMSNWIPSLGISYHVGVDGIAMPLILLNAIVIPLLLIFTWDDVRSAPNRFYGLILAMQGAVIGVFVSLDFFLFYIFWELTLVPLFFMVNIWGGPNKASASMKFFIYTHVASLVMLLGIFGLYFGAWFQNGVPNMDMLYLLNQFPMIEGGMVKDGIFLALLFGFIVKMPSVPFHSWLPDAYVEAPIAGSVLFILLKIAGYGMFRVILPILPDTSNPTLMITILGFLGAVSILYGALVALSQQDLKRMIAYSSISHMGFVSLGCAGFVAYSISGAMFQQFSHGLIMALMFMSVGVIKTATGTRIINELGGLASKMPKLTVIMMLTFMASLGLPGLTGFVAEVNVLAFSYASVPTYVIVALVAIVITAAYHLWAMQRAMFGVYNEKLGEVNDIAMYQLVPMAIIALLVLYFGLNPNPVFEMMLTNSNQIASLMAVLGV; via the coding sequence ATGTTGCCGTTACTTTCACTATTGATTTTGATTCCCCTGATATTCTCAGGAATCACTTTCTTCACAAAGAACAGGGAACAGGCCCGTGTAATAGCCCTTGCAGGCTCACTGATTACACTGATCCTGACTCTCTACACGTACTTCGTATTTGACAGCAGCACAGCTGCAATGCAGTTTGAGGAAATGAGCAACTGGATTCCATCCCTTGGTATCAGCTACCATGTTGGTGTGGATGGTATTGCCATGCCTCTCATATTGCTCAACGCAATTGTCATTCCATTACTTCTGATCTTCACATGGGATGACGTAAGATCCGCACCTAACAGGTTCTACGGACTTATCCTTGCTATGCAGGGTGCTGTCATTGGTGTGTTCGTATCCCTGGATTTCTTCCTCTTCTACATATTCTGGGAGCTTACACTCGTGCCTCTCTTCTTCATGGTAAACATATGGGGAGGTCCCAACAAAGCAAGTGCTTCGATGAAATTCTTCATCTACACTCACGTTGCATCCCTTGTGATGCTGCTCGGTATATTCGGCCTCTACTTTGGTGCATGGTTCCAGAATGGCGTTCCAAACATGGATATGCTTTATCTGCTCAACCAGTTCCCAATGATTGAGGGCGGAATGGTCAAGGATGGAATTTTCCTTGCATTGCTGTTTGGTTTCATCGTCAAGATGCCTTCAGTTCCATTCCACTCCTGGTTGCCGGATGCTTATGTTGAAGCACCAATTGCAGGAAGTGTACTCTTCATCCTGTTGAAGATTGCAGGTTACGGAATGTTCCGTGTGATCCTTCCAATCCTTCCGGACACATCCAACCCGACTCTGATGATTACCATTCTTGGTTTCCTCGGTGCAGTCAGTATCCTTTACGGTGCGCTGGTAGCACTTTCACAGCAGGATCTCAAGAGGATGATTGCCTATTCCAGTATCAGCCACATGGGATTTGTTTCCCTTGGTTGTGCAGGATTTGTTGCATATTCCATCTCCGGTGCAATGTTCCAGCAGTTCTCCCACGGACTTATCATGGCTCTCATGTTCATGTCAGTAGGAGTAATCAAGACTGCAACCGGTACAAGGATTATCAATGAGCTCGGAGGACTTGCAAGCAAGATGCCTAAACTGACCGTAATCATGATGCTTACATTCATGGCATCACTTGGATTGCCGGGTCTTACAGGATTCGTTGCTGAAGTCAACGTACTGGCTTTCAGTTATGCAAGTGTCCCGACATACGTTATTGTCGCACTTGTTGCCATAGTAATCACTGCAGCCTACCACCTGTGGGCAATGCAGAGGGCAATGTTTGGTGTCTATAACGAGAAACTTGGAGAGGTAAATGATATTGCCATGTACCAGCTGGTTCCAATGGCAATCATTGCTCTACTTGTCCTTTACTTCGGATTGAACCCCAATCCGGTGTTTGAGATGATGTTAACGAACTCGAATCAAATTGCCAGCCTTATGGCTGTTCTGGGGGTGTAA
- a CDS encoding DUF7524 family protein — MQQIHINRLGVNSIEFETPVLDVPLSPGGEHSFELVIINYGSPTHVNLSVDPDLEEYVTFLDDNPYVTHEEYVPVVVRIPYDGKMFNSGNVFVMVGYGSKKDSFTINIGNENPKMGVSRAEFDEPVSEPPSYVASRSNTGQPISELMGKSFQAIDMRKLTVVMAAIVALIAAYLFVSSIPSILGENGISFGFYPSVFLAIIFTVAAVYLFVRLPFIRR; from the coding sequence TTGCAGCAGATACACATTAATCGTCTTGGTGTCAATTCCATAGAGTTTGAAACCCCTGTTCTTGATGTTCCCCTCTCCCCGGGTGGAGAGCATAGTTTTGAGCTGGTAATTATCAACTACGGCTCACCAACCCATGTTAACCTTTCAGTGGACCCTGATCTGGAAGAATATGTGACTTTTCTCGATGACAACCCCTATGTAACCCATGAAGAATATGTGCCGGTAGTAGTTCGTATCCCCTATGATGGTAAGATGTTCAACTCTGGCAATGTTTTTGTCATGGTAGGCTACGGTTCGAAAAAAGACAGTTTTACCATTAACATCGGCAATGAAAACCCCAAAATGGGTGTGAGCAGGGCAGAGTTTGATGAACCAGTTTCTGAGCCACCATCTTATGTAGCATCCAGATCGAATACAGGTCAGCCAATTTCAGAACTAATGGGGAAATCATTTCAGGCCATTGACATGCGAAAACTCACTGTTGTAATGGCCGCAATTGTCGCTTTAATTGCAGCCTATCTCTTTGTAAGTTCAATACCTTCCATTTTAGGGGAAAATGGTATATCCTTTGGATTTTATCCGTCTGTATTCTTAGCTATAATTTTTACCGTTGCTGCAGTTTATTTGTTTGTCCGTTTGCCATTTATTAGAAGATGA
- the fpoJ gene encoding F420H2 dehydrogenase subunit FpoJ encodes MADNKVTIWESFKHQFSPRRYLIQIAHMEVPSWKVIVKAFARASIALLFLAVVLVSLYGTSWVTVDQLPQNVDDPSNIKAIGTLVFTDFVAPFEIMSFVLLASLMGAIYMAKGEDNQ; translated from the coding sequence ATGGCAGATAACAAAGTTACTATCTGGGAATCATTTAAACACCAGTTTAGCCCCAGGAGATACCTTATACAAATAGCTCACATGGAAGTTCCTTCCTGGAAGGTTATTGTAAAGGCATTCGCAAGAGCAAGTATCGCTTTATTGTTCCTTGCAGTCGTTTTAGTATCACTTTACGGTACTTCATGGGTAACAGTAGATCAGCTACCTCAGAACGTGGACGACCCAAGTAATATCAAAGCCATTGGTACCCTTGTGTTCACTGATTTCGTAGCACCATTTGAAATAATGTCCTTTGTGCTACTGGCTTCACTAATGGGCGCAATTTACATGGCAAAAGGAGAGGATAACCAATGA
- the pyrG gene encoding glutamine hydrolyzing CTP synthase, translating to MKYIIVTGGVMSGLGKGITTASVGRNLKNRGHNVTAIKIDPYINIDAGTMSPFQHGEVYVLKDGGEVDLDLGNYERFLDTELTRDHNLTTGKIYQSVISKERRGEYLGKTVQIIPHITNEIKDRIRKVSAKSGADICLIEVGGTVGDIESMPFLEAVRQMHREEAEEDIAFIHVTLVTLDAQKDQKTKPTQHSVKELRELGLYPDVIVARCKEPLLDDTRSKISLFCDVPVEAVISAHDSDDIYEVPLLMENQGLTEYLMSKLNLSTTSMDDSWEKMVDRMHTAKTEIKVAVVGKYTHLEDSYISISESLKHAAIECGCCLKADWVNSEKFDEDPNAVKMLDDYDGLLIPGGFGERGVEGKILAIRYARENNIPFLGLCLGMQLSVVEFARDVVGLDGANSTEFDENTPYPVIDILPEQEDVVDMGATMRLGDYEAVLREGSLAEKIYGSLSIVERHRHRYEVNPNFVERIENKGMIFSGKNKNRMEIIEIPEHRFFFASQFHPEFRSRPGNPSPPFKAFMDSMREGKE from the coding sequence ATGAAATACATTATAGTTACTGGCGGTGTGATGAGTGGTTTAGGAAAAGGCATTACCACGGCATCCGTGGGAAGAAACCTCAAAAACCGCGGTCACAATGTAACCGCTATTAAGATTGACCCCTACATCAACATTGATGCAGGCACAATGAGTCCCTTCCAGCATGGAGAGGTCTATGTCCTGAAAGACGGTGGGGAAGTTGATCTTGATCTTGGCAATTACGAGCGTTTTCTTGATACCGAACTTACAAGGGACCATAACCTCACAACCGGAAAAATCTACCAGTCTGTAATTTCCAAGGAAAGGCGTGGTGAATATCTTGGAAAGACTGTGCAGATAATTCCTCATATTACCAACGAAATCAAGGATCGTATCAGGAAAGTTTCCGCCAAAAGCGGTGCTGATATCTGTTTAATCGAAGTGGGCGGTACTGTTGGTGACATCGAAAGCATGCCATTCCTCGAGGCAGTAAGGCAAATGCATCGTGAAGAGGCAGAAGAGGACATTGCATTCATCCATGTAACTCTTGTAACCCTTGATGCCCAGAAGGATCAGAAAACCAAGCCAACACAACATTCGGTTAAGGAGTTGAGAGAGCTTGGTCTATATCCGGATGTGATTGTGGCAAGATGCAAGGAGCCTTTGCTGGATGACACACGTTCAAAGATCTCCCTTTTCTGTGATGTTCCTGTGGAAGCTGTAATCAGTGCTCATGATTCTGATGATATTTATGAAGTGCCTCTCTTAATGGAAAATCAGGGTCTTACCGAGTACCTGATGTCAAAACTCAACCTTTCAACCACTTCAATGGATGATTCCTGGGAAAAAATGGTTGATAGAATGCACACTGCAAAAACTGAAATCAAGGTGGCAGTGGTTGGAAAGTACACGCATCTTGAAGATTCTTATATTAGCATAAGTGAATCCCTCAAGCATGCAGCAATTGAATGCGGTTGTTGTTTGAAAGCGGATTGGGTCAATTCCGAGAAATTTGATGAAGATCCCAATGCTGTGAAAATGCTGGATGACTACGATGGTCTTCTAATACCCGGAGGCTTTGGCGAAAGGGGAGTTGAGGGAAAAATCCTTGCAATTCGTTATGCAAGGGAAAACAACATTCCTTTCCTTGGCTTATGCCTCGGGATGCAGCTTTCAGTAGTGGAATTTGCAAGAGATGTTGTGGGACTGGATGGTGCAAACAGCACGGAGTTTGATGAAAATACGCCTTATCCTGTAATTGACATCCTTCCAGAGCAGGAAGATGTCGTGGATATGGGTGCTACCATGCGCCTTGGTGATTATGAAGCAGTCCTGCGTGAAGGTTCTCTGGCAGAGAAGATTTACGGTTCCTTGAGCATTGTTGAAAGGCACAGGCACAGGTATGAAGTCAATCCTAATTTCGTAGAAAGGATTGAAAATAAGGGAATGATTTTTTCAGGCAAGAACAAGAACAGGATGGAAATCATAGAGATTCCGGAACACCGTTTCTTCTTTGCATCACAGTTCCATCCGGAATTCAGATCTAGGCCGGGAAATCCTTCACCACCCTTTAAGGCATTTATGGATTCCATGCGGGAAGGGAAGGAATAA
- the fpoN gene encoding F(420)H(2) dehydrogenase subunit N, with translation MSDLMLIAPEMIIGITGLVLLIAGLFMGPTSKNVLGYLAVAGCLGALVLTLVSFGATGSLLAEALVVDALSQFFKLVFLAVALIVCIASVKYTEGNDNAEVFFTLVLFGTLGMMFVASANDLLTLYVSFELASLSTYALAGFEKKNARSVEGAMKYILMGALSSALLLLGISFVYGATATTSIPGIAENIDVLLNSGIGILAIVLLIAGFGFKIALVPFHMWAPDTYQGAPSVVSALLAAGSKKMGIIAAFKVFIVALIALQADWRMAFAALAVITMTYGNIVALSQTSVKRMLAYSSLAQAGYISMALVVLTPMALTGGILYTLAHGFMKGGAFIAVAAVVYMVMTKNKDSEVPDHLDSFKGLGKTMPITAFCLMIFLLALAGIPPTAGFMSKFVLFSSTIEAGLVWLAVIAILNSAISLYYYARVVKYMYFMPAESGERFPEPAPYVLAIIVALAGVLAIGFWPEPFVNMAMQAAEVLLPL, from the coding sequence ATGTCAGATTTGATGTTAATTGCACCTGAAATGATCATAGGAATTACCGGCCTTGTTTTGCTCATAGCCGGTCTCTTCATGGGTCCTACTTCCAAGAATGTTCTTGGCTACCTTGCGGTGGCAGGTTGTTTAGGGGCTCTTGTCCTGACCCTTGTAAGCTTTGGAGCAACAGGTTCCCTGCTTGCAGAGGCTCTGGTTGTTGATGCACTGTCCCAGTTCTTCAAGTTGGTATTCCTTGCAGTTGCCCTGATTGTCTGTATTGCATCTGTAAAATACACAGAAGGCAATGACAACGCAGAAGTCTTCTTTACCCTCGTACTCTTCGGTACGCTTGGTATGATGTTCGTAGCATCTGCAAACGATCTCCTTACACTATATGTCTCATTCGAACTTGCCAGTCTATCTACCTATGCACTGGCAGGATTTGAAAAGAAGAACGCAAGATCCGTGGAAGGCGCAATGAAGTACATCCTTATGGGTGCTCTCTCATCTGCTCTGCTGTTGCTTGGTATCTCCTTCGTTTACGGAGCAACCGCTACAACATCAATCCCCGGAATTGCCGAAAACATTGATGTATTACTCAACAGCGGCATTGGAATTCTTGCCATCGTACTGCTGATTGCAGGATTTGGTTTCAAGATTGCTCTTGTTCCATTCCACATGTGGGCACCTGACACATACCAGGGTGCACCATCAGTTGTATCAGCACTTCTGGCAGCCGGTTCCAAGAAGATGGGTATCATCGCTGCATTCAAGGTTTTCATTGTAGCTTTGATAGCACTTCAGGCTGACTGGAGAATGGCTTTTGCAGCCCTTGCAGTAATTACAATGACCTATGGTAACATTGTAGCCCTGTCCCAGACAAGTGTCAAACGTATGCTTGCATACTCTTCACTTGCACAGGCGGGATACATTTCCATGGCACTTGTGGTCCTGACCCCAATGGCTCTTACAGGTGGTATCCTTTACACCCTTGCACACGGTTTCATGAAAGGAGGTGCTTTCATTGCTGTGGCTGCTGTTGTGTACATGGTTATGACAAAGAACAAGGATTCCGAAGTTCCGGATCACCTTGACAGCTTCAAGGGTCTTGGAAAGACAATGCCGATTACTGCATTCTGTCTGATGATATTCCTGCTCGCTCTTGCAGGTATACCACCAACAGCAGGTTTCATGAGCAAGTTTGTCCTCTTCTCTTCCACAATTGAAGCAGGACTCGTCTGGCTCGCAGTAATTGCAATTCTCAACAGTGCAATTTCATTGTACTACTACGCCAGGGTTGTCAAGTACATGTACTTCATGCCAGCTGAAAGCGGAGAAAGGTTCCCTGAACCTGCTCCATACGTGCTAGCAATCATTGTTGCTCTTGCAGGAGTACTCGCAATTGGCTTCTGGCCGGAACCATTCGTAAACATGGCTATGCAGGCAGCGGAGGTCCTGCTGCCACTCTAA
- a CDS encoding nucleoside recognition protein has translation MLDLLIRVLDFALPILFMIFLGLFGTGLLIELGLMQKLTGLTKPLINHTNLPEECGSAFVVSLGSTFAANSMVVKVRDNNCISDKQAMLCAILNSTPAYIREILTYQIPIILPALGFIVGGFYVGVFILTAIIKISVVIILSKIWFEDGKCTPTEEAAIEKPPLRKALHNTFHREKKLFTKIATIYLTMTTLVFYLREQGAFEVFSVLPLAEIFGIPPESIVPLTTYVASPILGVSLLGPMIGEGSITYLQAMIVLMLGSMFMLPLFAFRTILPRYVALFGPKLGSKIVALSTGMSMVVRFSILVALLMIAR, from the coding sequence ATGCTGGACCTGCTGATAAGGGTGCTGGATTTTGCACTCCCTATTCTGTTCATGATATTCTTAGGCCTATTCGGAACCGGATTACTCATAGAGTTAGGGCTGATGCAAAAACTTACAGGGCTGACAAAACCCCTTATCAATCACACAAACCTTCCGGAAGAGTGCGGTTCTGCATTTGTCGTGTCCCTTGGGTCAACTTTTGCTGCAAACAGTATGGTTGTGAAGGTTAGGGACAACAACTGCATCAGCGACAAACAGGCCATGCTTTGTGCAATCCTCAACAGTACCCCGGCGTACATCCGAGAAATCCTGACATACCAGATCCCGATCATTCTTCCGGCACTGGGGTTTATCGTAGGCGGGTTCTACGTGGGCGTATTCATTCTCACAGCCATCATCAAGATTTCAGTTGTAATCATATTGAGCAAGATCTGGTTTGAGGATGGAAAGTGCACCCCTACAGAAGAAGCTGCTATTGAAAAACCACCATTAAGAAAAGCCCTGCATAACACCTTCCACAGGGAAAAAAAGCTGTTTACTAAAATTGCAACTATCTACCTTACAATGACAACCCTGGTTTTCTACCTCCGGGAACAGGGAGCATTCGAAGTATTCAGTGTCCTGCCACTTGCAGAGATATTCGGTATCCCACCAGAGAGCATCGTGCCCCTTACAACATACGTGGCAAGCCCTATTCTTGGCGTATCCCTGCTGGGACCCATGATTGGAGAAGGAAGCATCACTTACCTTCAAGCCATGATAGTGCTGATGCTGGGAAGTATGTTCATGCTCCCGTTATTTGCATTCCGTACAATACTTCCCCGCTATGTCGCTCTTTTCGGACCTAAGCTTGGTTCAAAAATCGTTGCCCTCTCAACCGGGATGAGCATGGTTGTTCGGTTTTCCATTCTTGTGGCGTTGCTTATGATTGCACGCTGA